A single window of Oreochromis aureus strain Israel breed Guangdong linkage group 7, ZZ_aureus, whole genome shotgun sequence DNA harbors:
- the hpse gene encoding heparanase produces the protein MRLALLLCALCCTGTFVSGIGGSRLPDGPPGEPDRDPGLGLGVDVSAPLRRVDPRFLSVTIDASLASQESFVWLLSSRRMRTLAAALSPAFLRFGGTRQDFMVFEPHRRQQWEEPQDAAGESCDQTLLPRWMEERLKCDWAKHKLVLMKEDLLSTYRSFFFTELTVDQLHAFANCSGFQLIFGLNALLRTADNSWNNSNAALLLQYCQSRHYGMSWELGNEPNSFEKKAGIRVDGYQLGLDFIRLRKMMSESKLYQDAGLYGPDVGQPRDHHVDLLDGFLQTGAEAIDACTWHHYYVNGRDTSVKDFLDPEVLDSLALKTNEVVKKVKLASPGKSVWLGETSSAYGGGAAGLSDTFVAGFMWLDKLGLGAALGLDVVMRQVLIGSGSYHLVDDNLDPLPDYWLSVLYKRLVGPEVLKIQVFSEFGRSKRVRMYLHCANRKSYRRGAVTLMSMNLGKTPARISVPAVFSNSTVEAFVLESEQPGEEGLYSRSVKLNSEVLMMVDDKTLPELRGKLLLPAHHLQLPAYSLAFFVLPDAQAPACS, from the exons ATGAGGCTCGCGCTGCTGCTGTGCGCGCTCTGCTGCACCGGGACTTTTGTATCCGGAATCGGAGGATCCCGGCTCCCTGATGGACCCCCCGGGGAGCCGGACCGGGACCCAGGTCTGGGTTTGGGCGTGGACGTGTCGGCCCCTCTGCGACGCGTGGATCCGCGCTTTCTGTCCGTGACCATCGACGCGAGTCTGGCTTCACAGGAGAGCTTCGTTTGGCTGCTGAG CTCTCGGAGGATGAGGACGCTCGCCGCAGCTCTGAGTCCAGCCTTCCTGCGATTTGGGGGGACGCGGCAGGACTTCATGGTGTTTGAGCCTCACAGGAGGCAACAGTGGGAGGAGCCTCAGGACGCTGCAG GTGAGTCATGTGATCAGACTTTGCTACCCCGGTGGATGGAAGAGCGACTGAAGTGCGACTGGGCGAAGCATAAGCTGGTCCTGATGAAGGAGGACCTGCTGAGTACATACAGGAGCTTCTTCTTCACAG AGCTCACCGTGGACCAGCTGCATGCCTTCGCCAACTGTTCTGGCTTCCAGCTCATCTTCGGCCTGAATGCTCTGCTCAGGACGGCTGACAACAGCTGGAACAACAGCAACGCTGCCCTGCTGCTGCAGTACTGCCAGTCCAGACATTATGGGATGTCCTGGGAGCTCGGAAACG AGCCGAACAGCTTCGAGAAGAAGGCCGGGATCCGGGTGGACGGGTATCAGCTCGGGCTGGACTTCATTCGTCTCAGGAAGATGATGTCAGAGTCCAAACTGTACCAGGACGCTGGGCTGTACGGGCCGGATGTCGGCCAGCCGAGAGACCACCATGTAGACTTACTGGACGG ATTCCTGCAGACCGGAGCTGAGGCCATCGACGCCTGTACCTGGCACCA TTATTACGTGAACGGCAGAGACACGTCTGTGAAGGACTTCCTGGATCCTGAAGTCCTGGACTCACTGGCCTTAAAGACCAATGAAGTTGTGAAG AAAGTGAAGCTGGCGTCTCCGGGGAAGTCGGTGTGGCTCGGAGAGACAAGCTCGGCGTACGGAGGAGGAGCTGCAGGACTGTCGGACACGTTCGTCGCAGGATTCAT GTGGCTGGATAAATTAGGCCTGGGAGCAGCACTTGGCCTGGATGTCGTGATGAGGCAGGTGCTCATTGGCTCTGGGAGTTACCACCTGGTGGACGACAACCTGGATCCTCTTCCT GATTATTGGCTGTCCGTTCTCTACAAGAGGCTGGTTGGACCGGAGGTTTTAAAGATTCAAGTGTTTTCTGAGTTTGGCCGAAGTAAACGAGTGAGGATGTATCTGCACTGCGCCAACAGGAAGAG CTACAGACGAGGAGCGGTCACGCTGATGTCAATGAACCTTGGAAAGACGCCAGCGAGGATCTCGGTGCCCGCCGTCTTCTCCAACAGCACAGTGGAGGCTTTTGTCCTGGAGTCTGAGCAGCCGGGGGAGGAGGGACTCTACTCCAG gtcAGTGAAGCTGAACAGCGAGGTGTTGATGATGGTGGACGATAAAACGCTGCCTGAACTCAGAGGAAAACTTCTCCTGCCAGCTCACCACCTGCAGCTTCCTGCCTACTCGCTTGCCTTCTTCGTCCTCCCGGATGCCCAAGCTCCGGCGTGCAGTTGA
- the helq gene encoding helicase POLQ-like, which yields MAAAAGMNYGRLEVKIKRVCQRKRARDHLKAHLTPARKRGGAVCSPLCNFNRRINSIMAESRAVEYCSDSEDLFGDYDSILEDSSVLAKLDDAEQNERLRGAEQQPEDEDVLSDSILDGLRDEPFEDLPASQLQFQEEVQEKAKRSRLQDGDKTSTPFRGLANGEGPPRRPAAARRSVADQLKRTMLGNAAAPSAVSRTAMLKEAVVSEEINVAMQAMETVSADMPDLGPFFGLPSKVKELMFKLRGIQSLYDWQQTCLNLDCVQQRKNLIYSLPTSGGKTLVAEILILRELLCRRKDCLFILPYISLVQEKVRGLASFGLELDFMVEEYAGSKGRFPPVKRRNKTSLYIATIEKGHSLVNSLIETSRLDNLGLVVVDELHMLGDGSRGAIIEMTLAKVQYVSKITQIIGMSATLGNIKDLQTFLRAENYTNNFRPVQLKEFVKLHDTIYEVDPKEENCFRFSRLLNFKYSSTMQKIDPDHIIALVTEVIPAHSCLLFCPTKKNCENVAAMICKYLKEDFLRHREEEKGVLLRELRDSGNGSLCPVLKVTVPYGVAYHHSGLTSEERKLVEEAYSSGVLCLLTCTSTLAAGINLPARRVILRSPYVATDFLKRSQYKQMVGRAGRAGIDSVGESILILQEKDRNMAKTLVCAPMESCYSNLMHDDGKGLLSLVLSLIGLNITSSVEQLQDFLQGTLLFVQWQQLCVERSLLEAVQQCVDVLKEKELITVDSQSLRVTKLGKATYKASVDLTYAEVLYKDLSKGLESLLLNSYLHLVYLVTPYDLIDQCKPNWMIFFSSHCCLWPSRRCQLLSACLRVSWQEKLQDRR from the exons ATGGCTGCAGCAGCAG GGATGAACTACGGAAGGCTGGAAGTCAAAATAAAACGAGTCTGTCAGAGGAAAAGGGCGCGAGACCACCTGAAAGCTCACCTGACACCTGCCCGGAAGAGGGGAGGGGCTGTCTGTTCCCCGCTATGCAACTTCAACAGGAGGATCAACAGCATCATGGCTGAAAGCAGAGCTGTGGAG TACTGCAGCGACAGCGAGGATTTATTCGGCGACTATGACAGCATCTTGGAGGACTCGTCTGTCTTGGCAAAACTGGATGATGCCGAGCAAAATGAAAGGCTTCGAGGGGCGGAGCAACAACCAGAAGACGAGGATGTCCTCTCAGACTCCATCCTGGACGGCCTCAGAGATGAACCCTTCGAGGACCTACCGGCCAGCCAGCTGCAGTTTCAGGAGGAAGTTCAGGAGAAGGCGAAGAGAAGCCGACTCCAGGACGGAGACAAAACCTCAACGCCTTTCAGAGGACTAGCAAACGGAGAAGGTCCACCCAGGAGACCAGCCGCAGCGAGGAGGAGCGTTGCCGACCAGCTGAAGAGGACGATGCTTGGCAACGCAGCGGCTCCTTCTGCCGTTTCACGGACAGCGATGCTGAAGGAGGCGGTGGTTTCTGAGGAGATAAACGTCGCCATGCAGGCCATGGAGACTGTCTCTGCCGACATGCCTGACCTTGGGCCGTTCTTTGGGCTTCCAAGCAAAGTGAAGGAGctgatgtttaaactgagaggaATCCAGAGTTTATATG ACTGGCAGCAGACGTGTCTGAACTTGGACTGTGTTCAGCAGAGGAAGAATCTGATCTACTCCCTTCCCACCAGTGGTGGGAAAACTCTAGTGGCAGAGATCCTTATCCTCAGAGAACTGCTGTGCAGGAGGAAGGACTGTCTGTTCATCTTGCCCTACATATCGCTGGTGCAGGAGAAG GTGCGTGGTTTAGCAAGCTTTGGCCTGGAGCTGGACTTCATGGTGGAGGAGTACGCTGGCAGCAAAGGCAGGTTTCCTCCCGTGAAGAGAAGAAACAAGACATCCCTTTACATCGCAACCATAGAGAAGGGTCACAGCCTTGTCAACTCTCTGATAGAGACCAGCAGGCTGGATAACCTTGGTCTGGTGGTGGTTGATGAG CTTCACATGCTGGGTGACGGCAGCAGAGGGGCCATTATAGAAATGACTCTGGCCAAAGTTCAATATGTGAGCA aaataaCTCAGATAATAGGAATGAGCGCCACTCTGGGGAATATCAAAGACCTGCAGACGTTTCTGAGGGCTGAAAATTACACGAACAACTTCAGGCCT gtTCAGCTGAAGGAATTCGTCAAACTGCACGACACCATCTACGAGGTTGACCCAAAAGAAGAGAACTGCTTCAGGTTCTCACGTCTTCTCAACTTTAAA TACTCAAGCACGATGCAGAAGATCGACCCGGATCACATCATCGCTCTGGTGACTGAGGTCATCCCAGCGCACTCGTGTCTGCTCTTCTGTCCCACCAAGAAGAACTGCGAGAATGTGGCGGCGATGATCTGCAAATATCTGAAAGA GGACTTCTTGCGGCACCGCGAGGAGGAGAAGGGCGTCCTCCTCAGGGAGCTGCGGGACAGCGGGAATGGCTCATTGTGCCCGGTGTTAAAGGTCACTGTGCCGTACGGCGTGGCGTACCACCACAGCGGGCTGACATCCGAGGAGAGGAAACTGGTGGAGGAAGCCTACTCCAGCGGGGTCCTCTGCCTCCTCACCTGCACCTCCACCCTAGCTGCAGGGATCAACCTACCTGCTCGCAG AGTGATCCTGCGCTCGCCATACGTGGCCACGGACTTCCTGAAGAGGAGCCAGTACAAGCAGATGGTGGGACGAGCCGGCCGAGCGGGGATCGACTCGGTGGGCGAGAGCATCCTGATCCTGCAGGAGAAGGACAGGAACATG gcTAAAACACTGGTGTGCGCGCCGATGGAGAGCTGTTACAGCAACCTGATGCACGATGATGGAAAAGGCCTCCTGAGCCTCGTCCTGTCCCTCATTGGATTAAAC ATCACGTCGTCCGTGGAGCAGCTGCAGGACTTCCTGCAGGGAACGCTGCTGTTTGTGCAGtggcagcagctgtgtgtagAGAGGAGCCTACTGGAGGCGGTGCAGCAGTGCGTGGACGTCCTGAAGGAGAAAGAGCTCATCACAGTAGACTCTCAGAGTCTGCGGGTCACCAAGCTGGGGAAGGCTACATACAAAG CCTCGGTGGATCTAACCTATGCTGAGGTCCTCTACAAAGACCTGTCCAAAGGCTTGGAGTCTCTGCTCCTCAACAGCTACCTGCATCTGGTCTACCTGGTGACCCCGTACGACCTGATTGATCAGTGCAAACCTAACTGGATGATTTTCTTCAG TTCACACTGTTGTCTGTGGCCGAGCAGAAGATGTCAGCTGCTGTCGGCGTGCCTGAGAGTTTCGTGGCaagaaaagctgcaggacagacGGTGA